The genomic segment GCGCCGGGCTACCGGAGGGCggcctgagggaggggaggggagaggagccccagcctttgatgcccccccccgcccccaaacttGCCTGCGTGCATGGGAAGGCTGCCGCCCGCTGCgtcggggaaggggaggggtggagaaggagggaggggagagggggcccTGGCCAGCGCAGAGGTGCGTTTGGGCGACGGGCAGCTCTCCTTGGAGCGGAGCGAGGCGTTTCCCGGCGCCCCAGACGGCGGCATGCGAGCGAGAGACTTACGGGCTCCCTGCAAGGCGCGCGACGAGGAGCTCCAGCGCTGAGGCGGCGGGCTCCGAGGGGGCTGcgcaggggcggggcggggcgggggcccCTCCTCAGTGGGCGAGCGGCACTTGCGGGCAGCGCAGGGCAGGCGCTCTCCTCCGGCCCGCCAAGTGCGCGCGCCACGAACCCCGACGGCCATGAACGGCTCGGGGGCGGCCGCGGCCAGCGCCAGCCCCGCGGCTTTGGCGGCTTTGGCGGCCTTTGGGaccagcagcggcggcggcggcggcggcggcggcatcgTCGGCGTGGCGTCCCCGCCGCGGGGCGCGCCGTTCTGGGAGAGCGGGCTGAACCAGGGGCTGAGCGTGTTCGTGGCGCTGGCGCTGGGCGCCACCATGCTGGGCTTGGGCTGCACCGTGGAGGCCTCGCAGCTGGGCGCGCAACTCCGCCGCCCGCTGGGCTTGCTGCTGGCGCTGCTCTGCCAGTTCGGCCTCATGCCGCTCGTGGCCTTCGTGCTGGCGCTCGCCTTCGCCCTCGACGAGGTGGCCGCCGTGGCCGTCCTGCTCTGCGGCTGCTGCCCCGGCGGGAACCTCTCCAACATCATGTCGCTCCTGGTCGACGGCGACATGAACCTCAGGTACCCGCCGCACGGGCGCCGCCGCGGCAGGCGAGGGGCGCGCGCAGCCCGGGGAcaggcccccccctccccctcacgcGCTCCGCGGCCCGCTTCCCGCCTGCAGGCAGGTGTTCGCCCGGAGTAGCGTCCTGGCCCCGTGGAAGCTGCAGCtgcgggaggagggagggggcacaagCCTGGCGCCCACCTGTTGCACGCGAAAAGCCAGCCGGGCGCTTGGAAAACTAGCCGTTTGCTTCCTTCCAGCACGCGGCGTTAGGGGCGGACAGCTCTCGGCTTCAGAGGCAaccgggattggggggggggggggacaggccttTGGCGCGAGAGGAAGGAGAACAAGACCAAAAGGcggcggtggagggggggggtccctctaGGAAGTGCGGGGCAAAGCGCGCAACCCAAGCCTTAGCGCGTAAAGGCAGCCCGCCCCTTCGCCAGTAGCGCCGAGCTAGTTATGgtcaaggcacagctgacttaggggCGACTCCGTGGGGTGCCCCAGGCAAGAGACTGCAGAGGTTTTTGCAGAGCCATCCTGGCATTCCTCGGAGGTCTCGCATCCAACTGCTAGGCAGGGCTAACGTTGCTTTGCTTCTGAAATCTGGGCGATCCAGGTCGGGGCACTAAATCTGTTGGCCGCTCTCAGGGGCAGGGTGTGCTAGCTATTGCTGCGAGTGGGGGAAGGATGGGGGGTCCCAAAAGATTGGCAGGCGGAGAGCAGAGGCATGGTTGCTGCCAGTGCATTTTGCTGGCTCTCTGAAAGCTGAAAGGAGCCTCTCCAAGCAAGCAAGGTTGCTTTTTTGTCCCAACTGGCTTTTCCCCATGGCTGCCTCCCCTGGCTGGGGAAAGCTTCATCAGCTGAATATCTGCctgtcagcacacacacacagatggacggacggacggacgggctGAGGAGAATCCCCAGTTCCTCAGGCTTAGTAAAGTAACGTTCTATGCTGGCACAGCCCAGGAGCAGAGCCATCCCCTTGCACAGACTTTGGGAAGTCCGCCTCCTTCCATGTCTGGCCAAAAGAGAAAGCAGCCTGGGCTGAAGGCATTTGGCTGCCAGGCACACCCTTCAGGCTGGACAAATTCATTCTGAGGGACACATGCGCTTGGGAGGACAGGAAAGCCCGACTGCACGCCTGCAATGACTGTCCATTAGAACagagatggggcgggggggggggcggtctcgACATCGCTGCTACTCACTACTGTGCTCCCAAAATGGGTGCAGAGTGCAAAGAGGAGGCTGCCTGTCCAAGTGGGACTGTCTTTTGCACCCAAATTGCTGGCCATGCCTAATCACCGCCTAAActttgggatggggtgggagcCGGATGGCACTGTGCACCCTCAGCCTGGGGGACTTTGATGGCTTTCTCTCCATCCCGGCAGCATCATCATGACCGCGTCGTCCACCTTGCTGGCTCTGCTCTTGATGCCTCTTTGCCTGTGGCTCTATAGCCGTGCCTGGATCAACACGCCGCTGGTGCGTCTGCTGCCCCTGGGTGCTGTCAGCCTGACCTTGTGCAGCACCCTGCTCCCCATCGGCCTCGGGGTGTTCATCCGCTACAGATATCCGAGACTGGCAGACATCCTGCTGAAGGTAAGCCCCGGGGCCTGAATGCCGGCCTTCCCTGCCCAGGCACAGGGGGGCAGACCTCTTTGGTCAATGACAAAgagcctcctctccctctccttgagCAAAATGGCTCTGCAGCCCACATAGTGGCTCTCTGGAGCAAAAGCAGGCCCCTGCAGCAGACAAGATGATAGAGGGCAAGAACTCCAGTGAGAGAAGGGCTCTCTTTGGcacccctgacctggatggcccaggcgcGCCTGATCCCAGCAGATCTCGTAGGTTAAGCGGGACTGACCCCAgctagtatttggctgggagacctccaaggatttctgtggtacttcctccaaggaacaccaggggtcaggagGCAGAAGCAGGAAATAGCAAATGACAAACGTCcctcgcctggctgccagacaatcctgagATCTCCTGGCAACAttgcacatgccatatgataaataaataaatgtcactcTTGCCCATGGACCCAATCCTCCAGACAGCGTGCTCCTGAGCACATTTCTTTCTGGACAGCCATCTAGTTTTacaaattaattattattaaatgaGCCTGTGCACTAAGATTTTGAAAGTGATAACCTGCAGTGAAATGGCTTCTGGGCACTGATGGTGCCCTTGCAGAGAGGCTCCCTGGAGGGCTTAGCAGAGGCCTCTTTCCCAGGCATACAATTACAGATGCAAGCAATGTGATGTGCTCTGAATGGAAGCTGCAAGTCCATGTCTGCCTCCCAGTATCCTTTAGCCCTCTTTAATGCAACTTATTATGTGGTGGCACATATGCTGGGCATGTAGAATAGTCCTCGTGTCCATATGCTGGGCATGTAGGTTCAGTCCTCAAAATGGTGACGTCAATGATTTCTATCGCAGGGCAGGGGAATGTTACTTGGGGAGCAGTTGCTGGATTGGATGGGCTAGGAGAGTGACTCTGTGGCCTGTGTCGCCACAACGAAAGCTCTTAGATAGCAAGCTTAGATAGCATTGCAGTTTATCTTTCAATATATCCTCAGCAGCTCCCCTTATATTTTTTGGAGACTTTGTATTTCTGCTAAGAGAATCTTCTGGCCTTTAAACCCAACTGGAATGACCCAGCAGCAGTAACGTTGCTGTAAAACCCAGCAGATGCTGGAGTAAATTATGGCCAGAGAAGTACAGCAGTCATTCCTGTTCCTATCCCCATTCTGGACATAAATAAGCAACAGGAAGCCCTGCTTAAATTGAGCTTAAGATGTGCAAGAGTAACACAGGTGCGAAAGACAGGCAGCAGAAGATTAGTGAACTGGGGACATCAAGTTACACGAAAAATATAAACATCGAGATCCCTCCAGGCCAATGCTTGCTACTATTTAAGCTGAATGTTGCCACTAAAACAAAAAGAATCAGAGAAACACAGGAGTGGAAATGAAATAAACAGCTGGTCCAGCTCTTCCCACGCATTTCCGAATACCATGTCTATTACTTATTATATTATTGTCAGTTTAgtgcttattattattacttatagTACTTgttatattattaattatataattaaataataatttaatggcTGAAAGGCAGACTCCTGCTCTGAGGCAATGATGATCTAAATAAATTACATAACCATTGTGCCATTCACTGGCCACAAATGTAGTTACTTAATGTAGTTACTTAATTGTGAAACAGCAGCAATGACTAGGCTTTACTCAGCAAACATCAGTCGGCATGCGCCTTTGGTAACTCTTTAGC from the Paroedura picta isolate Pp20150507F chromosome 10, Ppicta_v3.0, whole genome shotgun sequence genome contains:
- the SLC10A4 gene encoding sodium/bile acid cotransporter 4 → MNGSGAAAASASPAALAALAAFGTSSGGGGGGGGIVGVASPPRGAPFWESGLNQGLSVFVALALGATMLGLGCTVEASQLGAQLRRPLGLLLALLCQFGLMPLVAFVLALAFALDEVAAVAVLLCGCCPGGNLSNIMSLLVDGDMNLSIIMTASSTLLALLLMPLCLWLYSRAWINTPLVRLLPLGAVSLTLCSTLLPIGLGVFIRYRYPRLADILLKVSLWSLLLTLVVLFILTGTMLGPELLATIPATVYVVAVLMPLAGYGCGYGVATLFHLPPHCKRTVSLETGCQNVQLCTAILKLTFPPQLIGSMYMFPLLYALFQATEAGLIVLAYKIYGKNFYKQDTVGGEEEDTDISYKKLNEEEGLDTCYGTVTTESHGPALMESAQTAL